A single window of Pseudoduganella plicata DNA harbors:
- the coxB gene encoding cytochrome c oxidase subunit II gives MKLAKRLQSLMHGLAATVAVSLAGAPVWAAPAATNQGTYHAATGGTGGPMPNQLDLQPAATQIASEIYSLHNWMMIVCLVIFVAVFGVMFYSIFKHRKSVGHKAATFHESTAVEIAWTVVPFLIVIGMALPATRTVVGMKDTSNADITIKATGMQWKWGYDYLNGEGEGISFISNLATPRAQVGAPGTAPTQPRGENYLLEVDNEVYVPVHKKVRIVTTANDVIHSWTVPAFGVKQDAIPGFVRDTWFKSEHTGVFRGNCVELCGKEHAFMPIVVRVVTAEEYTAWVDKKKKEMAALADDPNKTWTIDELKTKGEKVYNANCAVCHQPTGKGVPNAFAALDGSPVVNGPKGPQIDILLHGQKSGKYPAEMPAWKQLSDTDIAAVITYTRNNWSNKPEENIVQPAEIVAARK, from the coding sequence ATGAAACTTGCGAAGCGACTTCAATCGTTGATGCACGGGCTGGCCGCGACGGTGGCAGTATCCCTGGCCGGAGCACCGGTATGGGCGGCACCTGCGGCAACGAACCAGGGCACTTACCATGCAGCCACCGGCGGCACCGGCGGCCCGATGCCGAACCAGCTTGACCTCCAGCCCGCCGCAACGCAAATCGCTTCGGAAATCTACAGCCTGCACAACTGGATGATGATCGTCTGCCTCGTCATCTTCGTGGCCGTGTTCGGGGTGATGTTCTACTCTATCTTCAAGCACCGCAAATCGGTGGGCCACAAGGCCGCCACCTTCCACGAGTCGACCGCCGTGGAGATTGCCTGGACCGTCGTGCCGTTCCTAATCGTTATCGGCATGGCGCTGCCCGCCACCCGCACCGTCGTCGGCATGAAGGACACGTCCAACGCCGACATCACCATCAAGGCCACCGGCATGCAGTGGAAGTGGGGCTACGACTACCTGAACGGCGAAGGCGAGGGCATCTCGTTCATCTCCAATCTGGCGACGCCCCGTGCGCAGGTCGGCGCGCCCGGCACCGCACCCACGCAGCCGCGCGGTGAGAACTACTTGCTGGAAGTCGATAACGAAGTCTACGTGCCGGTGCACAAGAAAGTGCGCATTGTGACAACGGCCAACGACGTGATCCACTCCTGGACCGTGCCGGCCTTCGGCGTCAAGCAGGATGCGATTCCCGGCTTCGTGCGCGACACGTGGTTCAAGTCCGAGCATACTGGCGTCTTCCGCGGCAACTGTGTGGAGCTGTGCGGCAAGGAGCATGCGTTCATGCCAATCGTCGTGCGGGTCGTCACAGCCGAGGAATACACGGCATGGGTCGACAAGAAGAAAAAGGAAATGGCCGCGCTGGCGGACGATCCGAACAAGACCTGGACCATCGACGAACTGAAAACCAAAGGCGAAAAGGTGTATAACGCCAATTGCGCCGTCTGCCACCAGCCAACCGGCAAGGGCGTGCCGAACGCCTTTGCCGCGCTGGATGGCTCGCCGGTGGTCAACGGTCCGAAAGGCCCGCAGATCGACATCCTGCTGCACGGTCAGAAGAGCGGCAAATACCCGGCCGAGATGCCGGCCTGGAAGCAGCTGTCGGATACCGACATTGCCGCCGTGATCACCTACACGCGCAACAACTGGTCGAACAAGCCAGAAGAGAACATCGTCCAACCGGCCGAAATTGTGGCAGCACGTAAGTAA